From one Bdellovibrionota bacterium genomic stretch:
- a CDS encoding class I SAM-dependent methyltransferase has translation MPQAPEKREWELWNSPQIVDTLKKEWTERASAKERELFYGEIRALKSSGSTLLDFGCGIGHDAPEFVRQGWTYTGVDRTDAMLAVARRDHPELTFQKEDLFNAALPDNSFDFVVSNDVLVHLPDHIVPLQTLYRVARKYVVVKLCYLTEKRFGLFYPPHRIERDPQGFVLRYFNPRAFVREINQILHPISVRAVIQPRVNTTDGHHGVFVIRKE, from the coding sequence ATGCCGCAAGCACCGGAGAAAAGGGAATGGGAGCTCTGGAATTCGCCCCAAATTGTGGACACGCTCAAAAAGGAGTGGACGGAACGCGCCTCCGCGAAGGAGCGCGAACTATTTTACGGGGAAATCCGGGCTCTCAAGTCCTCCGGAAGCACCCTCCTCGATTTTGGATGCGGCATCGGTCATGACGCACCGGAGTTCGTCCGTCAGGGTTGGACATATACGGGCGTCGACCGAACCGATGCGATGCTTGCCGTAGCCCGGCGAGATCACCCCGAACTCACTTTTCAAAAGGAAGATCTTTTCAACGCCGCGCTGCCGGACAATAGTTTCGATTTCGTGGTATCCAACGACGTTCTCGTGCACCTGCCGGATCATATCGTTCCACTCCAAACCTTGTACCGAGTGGCGCGAAAATATGTGGTCGTTAAACTCTGTTATCTGACGGAGAAGCGCTTCGGGTTGTTCTACCCTCCGCACCGTATCGAACGTGACCCTCAGGGGTTTGTTCTTCGTTATTTCAACCCTCGTGCGTTCGTCCGAGAGATTAATCAAATTTTGCACCCAATATCGGTTCGAGCCGTCATCCAGCCCCGCGTAAACACGACCGATGGTCATCATGGCGTCTTCGTAATTCGAAAAGAGTGA